From Triticum aestivum cultivar Chinese Spring chromosome 4A, IWGSC CS RefSeq v2.1, whole genome shotgun sequence, a single genomic window includes:
- the LOC123083218 gene encoding uncharacterized protein — protein MAAPALKFAVVMLLAALCAAALAPATSGQPTDDGLATCIDRCGCVPCPEGKFCPAVCTTPPACKATCECTYSGVGC, from the coding sequence ATGGCTGCTCCCGCTCTCAAGTTCGCCGTCGTCATGCTTCTGGCCGCCCTCTGCGCCGCCGCGCTGGCCCCGGCCACATCGGGGCAGCCCACTGATGACGGGCTAGCCACGTGCATCGACCGCTGCGGGTGTGTGCCCTGCCCGGAAGGGAAGTTCTGCCCCGCCGTGTGCACGACCCCGCCGGCCTGCAAGGCCACATGCGAGTGCACCTACTCCGGCGTGGGCTGCTAG